In the genome of Myxococcus stipitatus, one region contains:
- the aspS gene encoding aspartate--tRNA ligase yields MAVPFISEVKRTHTCGQLTATNIGEEVVLFGWVHNRRDHGGAVFIDLRDRDGLTQVVFEPDHAEAHGLAGSLRLEFCIGVRGKVVSRGKNVNPKMKTGEIEVKASDLTIFNRSEPTPFPIEDAIDTSEEKRLAHRYLDLRRSPLQKSLMTRSKMNALTRAYMVEKGFLELETPFMGKYTPGGARNFLVPSRMNAGKFYALAESPQLYKQLFMVAGFDRYFQIVKCFRDEDLRVDRQPEFTQIDVEMSFVNQDDIFTTIEGLLKKLWGEVLGIDVPTPFMRMDFYESMAKYGNDKPDLRFGLEHTVLTDLIREHGEAGGVPMMFEAVQNKGIVKAMVIPADKAMSRAESDKLEEFAKQAGAKGLARAKVGEGGEWTQSPLSKTISPALRAAINQAVGAKTGDLLLFQFGKEALVHTVMANLRVHIAKKLGLIPEYGSGGQWKFLWVVNPPLFEHDEETNTWVAAHHAFTRPHDEDVPYLLTDPGRVKCHRYDVVLNGFEIGGGSIRLHDPKVQAEVFKALGIGDEEAQAKFGFLLDALKFGAPPHGGIALGMDRLAFLLTGTESLRDVIPFPKTKTGTDLMTGAPGDVDDKQLRELHVRPVPPPQK; encoded by the coding sequence ATGGCGGTCCCATTCATCTCCGAGGTCAAGCGTACCCACACGTGCGGTCAGCTCACCGCGACGAATATCGGCGAAGAGGTCGTCCTCTTCGGCTGGGTGCACAATCGTCGAGACCACGGCGGCGCGGTCTTCATCGACCTGCGAGATAGGGACGGCTTGACGCAGGTGGTGTTCGAGCCGGACCACGCGGAAGCGCACGGACTGGCGGGCAGCCTCCGGTTGGAGTTCTGCATCGGCGTGCGCGGCAAGGTCGTGTCGCGTGGCAAGAACGTGAACCCGAAGATGAAGACGGGTGAAATCGAGGTCAAGGCGAGCGACCTCACCATCTTCAACCGCTCGGAGCCCACGCCGTTCCCCATCGAGGATGCCATCGACACCTCGGAGGAGAAGCGCCTGGCGCACCGCTACCTGGACCTGCGCCGCTCGCCGCTCCAGAAGTCGCTGATGACGCGCTCGAAGATGAACGCGCTCACGCGGGCGTACATGGTGGAGAAGGGCTTCCTGGAGCTGGAGACGCCGTTCATGGGCAAGTACACGCCCGGCGGCGCGCGCAACTTCCTGGTCCCCAGCCGCATGAACGCGGGCAAGTTCTACGCGCTCGCGGAGAGCCCGCAGCTCTACAAGCAGCTCTTCATGGTGGCGGGCTTCGACCGGTACTTCCAGATCGTGAAGTGCTTCCGCGACGAGGACCTGCGCGTCGACCGGCAGCCGGAGTTCACGCAGATCGACGTGGAGATGAGCTTCGTCAACCAGGACGACATCTTCACGACCATCGAAGGTCTCCTGAAGAAGCTGTGGGGCGAGGTGCTGGGCATCGACGTGCCCACGCCCTTCATGCGCATGGACTTCTACGAGTCCATGGCGAAGTACGGCAACGACAAGCCGGACCTGCGCTTCGGGCTGGAGCACACGGTGCTCACCGACCTCATCCGCGAGCACGGTGAGGCGGGCGGCGTGCCGATGATGTTCGAGGCGGTGCAGAACAAGGGCATCGTCAAGGCGATGGTCATCCCCGCGGACAAGGCGATGAGCCGCGCGGAGAGCGACAAGCTGGAGGAGTTCGCGAAGCAGGCGGGCGCCAAGGGCCTGGCGCGCGCGAAGGTGGGCGAGGGCGGTGAGTGGACGCAGTCCCCGCTGTCGAAGACGATTTCGCCGGCGCTGCGCGCGGCCATCAACCAGGCGGTGGGCGCGAAGACGGGCGACCTCCTGCTGTTCCAGTTCGGCAAGGAGGCGCTGGTCCACACGGTGATGGCGAACCTCCGTGTGCACATCGCGAAAAAGCTGGGGCTGATTCCGGAGTACGGCAGCGGCGGCCAGTGGAAGTTCCTGTGGGTGGTGAACCCGCCGCTGTTCGAGCACGATGAGGAGACGAACACGTGGGTGGCGGCGCACCACGCCTTCACGCGTCCGCATGACGAGGACGTGCCGTACCTGCTCACGGACCCGGGCCGCGTGAAGTGCCACCGCTACGACGTGGTGCTCAACGGCTTCGAGATTGGCGGCGGCTCCATCCGTCTGCATGACCCCAAGGTCCAGGCGGAGGTGTTCAAGGCGCTGGGCATCGGTGACGAGGAGGCCCAGGCCAAGTTCGGCTTCCTGCTGGACGCGCTCAAGTTCGGCGCGCCTCCGCACGGTGGCATCGCGCTGGGCATGGACCGGCTCGCCTTCCTGCTCACCGGCACCGAGTCCCTGCGCGACGTGATTCCGTTCCCCAAGACGAAGACGGGCACGGACCTGATGACGGGCGCGCCGGGCGACGTGGACGACAAGCAGCTTCGCGAGCTGCACGTGCGTCCGGTGCCGCCGCCGCAGAAGTAG